One Setaria viridis chromosome 5, Setaria_viridis_v4.0, whole genome shotgun sequence genomic region harbors:
- the LOC117856804 gene encoding conserved oligomeric Golgi complex subunit 1 → MPAAAVPGGGGAADAEELFRTKRIPEIRAAEGATRREISAKEEELRQLVGRSYRDLLDSADSILLIKQSSDSISDNLSRISGSLSSLSPPPETSPAASAASPSPSAGGRARLYALAARAKYLVDTPEHIWGRLDEGLLLEAAGRYLRAQVVHGRLSRDAAAAARFPLLTHQAQLVEAFRPQIAQRARERLADRRLPVAAHADALAAVAAIDAPLLAPPQALLLFLNSRRAWITHALTGLASDLSSYTSVLCDVARIVRITLGHVGQLFLPALSDMPLFFKTVLEKTPPEQLFGGLPDPDEEAQFWKEHMNQLEATMVLLEPDVIACACTDWLKECCAEIFGVIAAGQKLVDAIGSGELLGSVQRLVRDALDGRDGLEGSLEQWLKSVFGSEIESPWDQIRGLILKGGKDIFEDWMEEAFVRRMKDILHSDLDSLCASVNVKESIDAIGANADPKDAGDFLSYLRKSSNGGGFWFSESKIKKGGVLAHLKPIADENDFHSCLTSYFGPEVSRIRNAIDSKCKSILDDLLCFVESHNSAPRLKELVPYLQEKCYRTISGVLKELETELRKLSALLGTKKEDNDIPAASIIAERALFIGRLLFALRYHSSHVPLILGSPREWVKEAGGAAFARLSSPTPRHSRASFDSSSFTPRRRTFDSPRSPGMQFSDSPRRQTIAAAISLFGAEDRSNPRLDELNKTLQSLCIMAHSVWIAWVSTELSHILSYDLNKDDSLSSSTPLRGWEVTVIKQEETTEGPLEMKIALPSMPSFYIISFLYQACLEIHKVGGHILDRIILHNFAWELLQKVINIYENFLVSIESGNSQVSEKGVLQILLDLRFVGDVLSGGKNSSTITTETQTKQDSLPSTISKSSFRRKQSQSQADSAAIEPINKLINKLSQRLDPIDWATYEPYLWENEKQSYKRYVVLFGFLVQLNHMYTGTVQKLPTKSNTDSNIMRCSQVPRFKYLPISAPAISSRPHKTSLQSPSGDNASKGPWKSYSNGDRSTAPEFDDNASLVGAAPLFKSFVTQVGSKFGENTSRWGSMLSDGQVGKLSDILPGPAAGFFSSFTSGVRYDS, encoded by the exons ATGCCTGCGGCggccgtccccggcggcggcggcgcggccgacgcCGAGGAGTTGTTCCGCACCAAGCGCATCCCCGAGATCCGCGCAGCGGagggcgccacccgccgcgagATCTccgccaaggaggaggagctccggcAGCTCGTCGGCCGCAGCTACCGCGACCTGCTCGACTCCGCGGACTCCATCCTCCTCATAAAGCAGTCCTCCGACTCCATCTCCGACAACCTCTCCCGCATCTCCGGCTCCCTCTCgtcgctctcgccgccgccggagacgtCCCCCGCCgcaagcgccgcctcgccgtccccGTCCGCTGGAGGGCGCGCGAGGCTCTACGCGCTTGCCGCGCGCGCCAAGTACCTGGTCGACACGCCCGAGCACATCTGGGGCCGGCTCGACGAGGGCCTCCTCCTGGAGGCGGCGGGCCGGTACCTGCGGGCTCAGGTCGTGCATGGGCGGCTCTCccgcgacgccgcggccgccgcgcggttCCCGCTCCTCACGCACCAGGCGCAGCTCGTGGAGGCGTTCCGGCCGCAGATCGCCCAACGCGCGCGCGAGCGCCTCGCCGACCGCCGCCTTCCCGTAGCCGCCCACGCGGACGCGCTCGCGGCCGTGGCTGCGATCGACGCCCCGTTGCTCGCCCCGCCCCAGGCGCTCCTGCTCTTCCTTAACTCGCGCCGCGCTTGGATCACCCATGCCCTAACCGGGCTCGCCTCGGATCTTTCATCCTACACCTCCGTGCTGTGCGATGTCGCGAGGATCGTGCGTATCACGCTTGGCCACGTTGGCCAGTTGTTTTTGCCTGCACTCAGTGATATGCCGCTGTTCTTCAAGACGGTGCTTGAGAAGACACCGCCTGAGCAGCTGTTTGGCGGCCTCCCAGACCCTGATGAGGAAGCACAATTTTGGAAGGAGCACATGAACCAGCTTGAGGCTACAATGGTGCTGCTTGAACCAGATGTCATAGCATGTGCCTGTACAGATTGGCTCAAGGAATGTTGTGCTGAAATTTTTGGTGTAATTGCTGCGGGGCAAAAGTTGGTTGATGCTATTGGGAGTGGGGAGCTACTTGGATCAGTGCAAAGGCTTGTACGTGATGCGCTAGATGGGAGGGATGGATTGGAGGGGAGTTTGGAACAGTGGCTTAAGAGCGTCTTTGGGTCGGAGATTGAATCGCCATGGGATCAGATCCGTGGGTTGATTTTGAAGGGCGGCAAGGATATTTTTGAGGACTGGATGGAGGAAGCATTTGTGCGGCGgatgaaggacattttgcatTCAGACCTTGATAGTTTGTGTGCTAGTGTTAATGTGAAGGAATCGATTGATGCTATTGGTGCCAACGCTGATCCAAAGGATGCTGGAGATTTCCTTTCATACTTGCGAAAATCTTCAAATGGTGGTGGTTTCTGGTTCTCAGAGTCCAAGATCAAGAAAGGAGGAGTTTTGGCACACTTGAAACCAATTGCTGATGAGAATGATTTCCATAGCTGCTTAACCTCATATTTTGGACCAGAAGTTAGTCGGATCAGGAATGCAATTGACAGCAAATGCAAGAGTATTCTGGATGATCTGTTATGCTTTGTGGAGTCACATAATTCAGCCCCAAGACTAAAGGAATTAGTGCCATACCTCCAAGAGAAATGCTACAGGACCATCTCCGGAGTGCTGAAAGAATTAGAAACTGAGCTCAGAAAACTCTCTGCTTTGTTGGGGACCAAAAAGGAGGATAATGACATACCTGCAGCATCTATTATAGCGGAGAGGGCTCTATTCATTGGTCGTCTCTTGTTTGCATTGAGATACCACTCAAGTCATGTACCTCTAATACTAGGTTCCCCAAGGGAGTGGGTGAAGGAGGCTGGTGGTGCAGCATTTGCCAGGTTATCATCACCTACACCAAGACATTCAAGGGCATCTTTTGATTCTTCATCTTTTACCCCCAGAAGGCGCACATTTGATAGTCCCAGGAGCCCTGGAATGCAATTCTCGGATAGCCCCAGGAGACAAACTATTGCTGCTGCCATATCTTTGTTTGGAGCTGAGGATAGATCCAACCCAAGACTCGATGAACTCAACAAGACCCTGCAGTCACTTTGCATCATGGCTCATAGTGTATGGATAGCATGGGTGTCCACTGAATTATCTCATATTCTTTCATATGATCTCAATAAAGATGATTCACTATCCTCTTCAACTCCCTTGAGG GGTTGGGAGGTCACAGTCATCAAACAAGAGGAAACAACTGAGGGTCCCTTGGAGATGAAAATAGCTCTTCCATCAATGCCTTCATTTTACATCATATCATTTCTTTATCAAGCATGTTTGGAGATTCATAAAGTTGGAGGGCACATCCTGGACCGAATTATTTTGCATAATTTTGCATGGGAGCTACTGCAGAAG GTCATCAATATTTATGAAAATTTCCTTGTGTCTATTGAATCTGGGAATTCTCAGGTTTCAGAGAAAGGAGTTCTGCAAATACTGCTAGACCTTCGTTTCGTCGGTGATGTCCTATCTGGAGGCAAAAATTCTTCCACCATCACTACTGAAACACAGACAAAACAGGATTCTTTACCAAGCACCATCTCCAAGTCTTCCTTCAGGAGAAAACAGTCACAATCACAGGCAGATTCAGCTGCCATAGAGCCTATAAACAAGTTAATTAATAAGCTCTCACAGAGACTGGATCCGATAGACTGGGCCAC GTATGAACCTTACCTGTGGGAGAACGAGAAGCAATCTTACAAGCGCTATGTTGTTCTTTTTGGTTTTTTGGTCCAATTGAATCACATGTACACTGGTACTGTACAAAAATTACCAACAAAGTCAAATACAGATTCGAATATCATGAGGTGCTCTCAGGTTCCAAGATTCAAGTACCTACCGATCAG TGCCCCAGCTATATCATCAAGACCACACAAAACATCACTACAGTCACCCTCTGGTGACAACGCATCTAAAGGTCCTTGGAAATCATATTCAAATGGTGATAGATCTACTGCACCAGAATTTGACGATAATGCAAGTCTTGTTGGTGCTGCTCCATTGTTTAAGTCATTTGTTACCCAG GTTGGGAGCAAATTTGGGGAGAACACATCGAGATGGGGCTCCATGCTTTCTGATGGTCAGGTCGGTAAGCTAAGTGACATTCTTCCTGGACCAGCAGCTGGGTTTTTCTCTTCTTTCACATCTGGAGTTCGATATGATTCATAG
- the LOC117856664 gene encoding uncharacterized protein: MASLTTTTTSSPAALPAATTAPAASSVSPHAGSKRPLLAGDDAPWRATAAGGQGIRPVPRIHHAPVLRVAAQDDSAAYALAVMKHPDPIGEGLAMEAFAEAAGPECIVPGQQAPLRLMGLKVWPLDIDLKFLEPFGRELHSMKKFMDKSCSVMDSSMANN; this comes from the exons ATGGCGtccctcaccaccaccaccacctcctcaccggccgccctcccggcggccaccaccgcccccgcgGCCTCGTCCGTGTCCCCCCACGCCGGCTCCAAGCGGCCGCTCCTCGCGGGCGACGACGCGCCCTGGCGCGCCACCGCTGCGGGGGGCCAGGGGATCCGGCCCGTCCCGCGCATCCACCACGCGCCCGTCCTCCGCGTCGCCGCGCAGGACGACTCCGCCGCCTACGCCCTCGCCGTCATGAAG CATCCGGATCCGATCGGGGAGGGGCTGGCCATGGAGGCGTTCGCTGAGGCAGCCGGGCCAGAGTGCATCGTACCCGGGCAGCAGGCGCCACTAAGGCTCATGGGCCTCAAG GTTTGGCCCCTTGATATAGATTTGAAGTTCCTAGAGCCTTTTGGACGGGAGTTACATTCTATGAAAAAG TTCATGGACAAGTCATGCAGTGTTATGGACTCATCTATGGCAAACAATTAG